The candidate division WOR-3 bacterium genome includes a region encoding these proteins:
- a CDS encoding FG-GAP-like repeat-containing protein — MTGDREGYLTLFLESGSGLVNEGHIKASGFDIKVTANSFPFIVDWNDDGKKDLVIGEELPNSPNTGNIRVYLNQGTNPTPTFSSYSIVYAGGSQLYRYRMNPVVYDLDADGLRDLIIGNDDGRVYFYKNTGSPGSPAFGATFDTLKTENGTPIDAVAGSRIHFVDWDGDTDLDLLISGSEGYVQICENASGTGIQEGEQEIKTITGAVVSPNPITTTAQFAFSLQTSTNVRIDIYSVDGRLVSTPVDQYTPSGKHRFSWNATDDRGRKLPSGIYLARITTDKETNTTSVVITR; from the coding sequence GTGACCGGAGATCGAGAAGGATACTTGACGCTCTTCCTTGAGTCTGGCAGCGGGCTGGTAAATGAAGGGCATATCAAGGCAAGCGGCTTCGATATAAAGGTGACCGCCAACAGCTTTCCGTTCATCGTTGACTGGAATGACGACGGCAAGAAGGATCTTGTCATCGGAGAAGAACTGCCAAATTCACCCAACACCGGAAATATCAGGGTCTATCTAAACCAGGGTACGAACCCAACACCGACTTTCAGCAGTTATTCTATTGTATACGCAGGTGGATCACAGCTCTACAGATATAGAATGAATCCGGTGGTATATGATCTTGATGCCGACGGACTCAGGGATCTGATAATCGGCAATGACGACGGCCGTGTCTATTTCTACAAGAACACGGGAAGCCCCGGGTCTCCGGCTTTTGGTGCTACATTCGATACATTGAAAACGGAAAACGGCACACCGATAGACGCTGTTGCCGGTTCCCGTATACACTTTGTCGACTGGGATGGCGATACCGACCTCGATCTCCTGATAAGTGGTTCCGAAGGATACGTACAGATCTGTGAAAACGCGTCAGGTACAGGTATACAAGAAGGTGAGCAAGAGATCAAAACGATTACCGGGGCGGTTGTCTCACCCAATCCGATAACGACGACTGCGCAATTCGCATTCTCGCTGCAGACATCGACGAATGTGCGGATCGATATCTATTCTGTCGACGGTCGCCTGGTATCAACACCTGTAGATCAGTACACACCGAGTGGAAAGCACAGGTTCTCGTGGAACGCCACGGATGATCGCGGCAGGAAATTGCCTTCGGGTATATACCTTGCCCGCATCACGACTGACAAAGAGACGAATACAACGAGCGTGGTGATCACACGCTAA